In Motilibacter aurantiacus, the sequence GACGTGGACGGCGTCGGCGGTCGGCGGCGTGGAGGCGGGGGCGCTGGTCATGACTGCCGAGGAGGCTACCTGCTCCGCCTGCCGTCCCCCGCCGCGCCACGTCGTCAGGCGGTCCGCCCGATCCAGAGCCGGACGGCGAGCGGGACGGTCTCCTCCGGCCGGACGAGCAGCGTGCGGTCGTCCTCCCGGGTGCGCAGCCGCACGGCCTCGACCGGCTCGACCCCGGCCGCGGAGATCCGCCGCGGGTGGTCGGCGGCGACGAGGACGGGGTCGTTGCCCGCCTCGCGCACCTTCGCCACGAGGCGCGCGAGCTGCGTGCGGTCGAGCACCCCGACCGTCGGCACCCCGCACACCCCGCGCAGCGGCTGGGACCACTCGCGGCGGGCGCGCAGGTCGAGCAGCAGCGCCACCTCGTTGGGCCGGAACTGCCGGCACGCCTGCTGCACCGCCGCCAGCTCGCCGGACTCCGTGCGCTGGTCCAGCAGCGGCCGGGAGGCGAGCGCGGGCGGCACGAGCAGGGCGAGGACGCCGATGCAGGCGACGAGGGCCGCAGCGGTACGGCCACCGGCCCCGGGCGCCCGGCGGCGCGCCCAGCGGGCGGCCGCGACCACGGCCGCGGCCGCGCAGAGCGCGACCAGCGGGAGCACTCCGGGGACCAGCCGACGGTCCGCCCAGGGGTGGTCGGGCGTGATGCCGGGGCGCCAGAGCACGAGCAGGCCGGAGGCCAGCAGCACCCAGAGCACGGGCCCGGCCGCCGCGTACCGCGGGTCGTCGCGCCGGCCCCAGGCCGCGTGGGCGAGCCAGGCCGCCCCCGCGACGGCCAGCAGCACCGCCGGCCACCCCGTCCACCAGGCGACCCACTCCGGCGTGCGCTCGGCGTAGGTGCGGCTGCCGTCGGCGACGATCTGCTCGGCGCGCTGCAGGCCGGCGACGGCGCGGCCGCCCGGGCTCGCCGGGTCCTGCCGGCCCCAGTCGAGCAGCGGGCGGGCCGCGAGGACGAGAGCGGCGAGGAGGACCAGCGCCGCGCTGAGCCGGGGCCCCCGGGCCAGCAGCCGGGCGGTTCCCGCGGCGCCGAGGGCCCGGTCGGCGAGGGCCCGCAGCTGCCCGCTGCGGGCGAGCCCCGCCAGGCCGGCGGCGACCACGGCGAGCAGCGCCCCGCCGACCGCGAGGGGGACTACCGAGCCGCGGATCTCGGCGACGTACGGCTCGGCGAGCACGGTCATGTCCAGGGCCCCGACCAGCACACCGACCGCCAGCCCGACGGCGAGCGCGCCGCCCGCGGGCCGGCGACGGGCGGCGAGGGCCGCGCAGACCGGGATGAGCAGGGCGGCCTCGCGCAGCGCCTCGACGCGGACCAGGGTCGCCGCGCCCAGCACCCCGCCCGCGAGCAGCGCGACGACGACCGTCTCCCGGCGCGAGGCGCTGCCGGCCCGGGGCGCGACGGCGTCGACCAGCAGGGCCAGGCCGCCGAGCAGGAGCAGCTGGGCCAGCGGCTCGCTGTAGGTCGAGCGGGCGACGTGCTGGACCGGGTACGCCAGGGCGAGCGCGGCGGCGGCCAGCACCCCGGCCGGGCCTCCCAGCAGCCGGGCGGCGAGGCCGCCCATCGCGAGCAGCGCCAGCGCGCCGAGCACGGCCGGGGCGAGCAGGGCGCCGGAGACCCCGCCGAGCCAGTCCCCGACCGCGACGACCATGTGCTGGCCGGAGAGGAACTGCGGCACCAGCGAGTCGCCCGCGGGGTAGTAGGCCGGGCTCTCGGCGACGAGCGCCGGGTCGGGGCCGCCGAAGGCGCTCCAGTCGACCGGGATGTCGCGCGTCCCGTGCTCGGCGACCCAGAGCCCGGTCAGCGCGTACGCCCCGGGGTCGCGGCGCAGGACGAGGTGCTCGGAGGAGTACCACGCGGCCAGGACGCCGGCTCCGACCGCCACCAGCAGCACGGCCGCGACCGCCCACCACGGCGCGGGCGCCGCACGGCGGGCGCTGACCCGGGCCGACACCAGGGCGGCCAGCAGCCCGCACGGCACGGCGACCAGGCCGACGGTCAGCGGGACGAACGCGCCGAGCGCGAGCAGCGGCCACGCGACGGCCAGCGCGGTGACCAGGCCGGCCGACGGCGCGGTGGACAGGGCGGCGAGCAGCTTCCCGGCCCGCGGGCTGCCCGCCGGCCGGGGCATGGCCTCGCCGGCGAGCCGCTGGGCCCCCGGCGGCCCGGCGGTGCTCGTCACCAGGGTCACGGCCGGCGCAGCACGGCGTAGCTGCCGTTGTCCAGCACCAGCTCGTAGCCGCGCGACTGCAACAGGGCGACGCGGTCGCGCTGGACCGCCAGGGAGTCGATCGGGAACGACGAGCGGGCCACGTCGACGACCACCCACGGGGCGTCGCGGGGCGTCTTGTCCAGGAGCAGCACGGTCCCCCGGTCCGCCAGGTGCGGGCCGATCTCGTTGTCCGCCTCGACCGTCACGCCGTCGGGCACCGCCGCCACGGCCTGGGCGGCCGCCCGCTCGTGCGCGTCCAGCCGCCAGGTCTCGCGGTCGGCCAGGTCGGCGAAGGGGAACCTCGCGCAGAGCACGACGGCGGCCAGCACCGCGTACGCCGCGAACGCCTGCCGCCAGCGCAGCGGCAGCCGACGGGCGGCCTCGACCGCGGCGACGACGAGGACCGGGAGGAGCACCGCGTTGTAGTGCTGCTCGAGGCCCCAGTGGTTGGGGTTGGAGGAGATGGCCCTCTCCCCCAGCTGCGGCAGGGTGAGCAGCACGACCGGCGACGCGAGCGGCAGGAACGCGAAGGGCGCCAGCAGCCAGAGGACGGTCTCCTCCTTCTGCACCGGCGTGAAGATGACCTCCAGCGTCTCCACCGGGTCGGGCAGCGCGGCGAAGAACGCCTCGTAGTAGTCGCCGTCCGGGGACCCGTGCCCGTAGAACGCCGGCACGATGACCGAGGTCGAGAGGTACGCCCCCAGCAGCCCCGCGGCGGCGAGACCGGCGCCCAGCCGGCGCTGACCGCGCAGCGCGAGCAGCACCCCGAACATGACCGTGACGAAGCCCATGTCCTCCTTGACCAGCATCAGGGAGGCGGCCCAGGCGGCGGCCTGGCCGGGCCGGTGGGCTTGCAGCCGCTCGCAGGCAAGCAGGATCAGAGGTACGGCAAAGAGGACTTCATGGAAGCCGACTACGGACGCCTCCTGCAGCGGCCAGGCCAGCCCGGTCGCGACGGCCACCGCGTACGCGATGCCGGGTCCCAGCGCCCGGCGGGCGATCACCCAGGCGAGGCCGATGGACACCGCGATCAGCGCGGCCTGGGCCAGGATCAGCATCCGCGGGTCGTCCCAGACCCAGTAGAGCGGCGCGAGCAGCACGAGGATCGGGGAGAAGTGGTCGCCGAGCGCGATGAGGTCGGGCCCGACGTCGAGGTGGACACCGAGGGCGGGCTGGACCGGGGACCCCCACCCGGCGTAGCCCCTGACCGTCTCGTCGAAGAGCAGCAGGTCCCACGAGCCGACCCGGAAGTTGCGGTACGCGAGCAGGCCCAGGGTCGCGTGCACCGCGGCCAGCGCCAGCGCCACCGCCGGCACGGCGACCGCGTGCGGGCCGACCGGTCGCCGCGGCGCGCGCCCGGCACCCTCCAGCTGGGGCGGGCGCTCGAGCAGTGGGGGGCGCTCCGTCACCCGCGCGACGGTACAACGTGGGGCGCAGGGGCGTGGGCCTACGCTGCCGGACGTGGCCTCCCCCGACACCCCCATCGGCCTGCTGCGGAACGCGCTGACCGCGGACCCAGCCCGGCCTTTCGTCACGTTCTACGACGACTCGACCGGTGAGCGGGTCGAGCTGTCGGTGCTGACGTTCGACAACTGGGTCGCGAAGACCGCCAACCTGCTGCAGGACGAGCTCGCCGTCACGCCCGGCCAGACGCTCGCGCTCGTCCTGCCCGCGCACTGGCAGGCCCCGGTGTGGCTCCTGGCGGCCTGGTCGGTGGGGCTCGAGGTGACCCCGGCACGCCCCGGCGACCCGCTGCCGCAGGCCGACGTGATCGTCACCGGCCCGGAGAGCCTCGACGACGCGGTCGCGGCCGGGGCGGGCGAGGTCGTCGCGCTCAGCCTGCGGCCCGCGCTGCTGGCGGCGACGACGCCCGGGCCGGCTCTGCCCGCGGGCGTGATCGACGGGGACGCGGAGGTCCCCCCGCAGGGCGACCGCTTCCTCGCCTACGCCCCGCCGGCGCCCGACGCCCCGGCCCTGGACTGCCAGGACCAGGCGCTCACCGCCGCCGGGCTCGCCCGGTCCGGGCGCGACGCCGCGGCCCGGTTGGGGGCCCGCCCCGGCGCACGCCTCCTGACCGGGCGGGCCTTCGACACCGCCGAGGCGATCGTGGAAGCGCTGCTGGTGCCGCTCGCCGTGGGCGGGTCCCTGGTGCTGTGCCGCAACGCCGACCCCGCCGCGGCCGACGCCCGGCGCGACGTGGAGCAGGTCGACCTGGTGGTGTGAGGACGGGCCCGCCGGAGGCGGCCCGTCAGCCCGGGGCCCCGTGCACCACCTGCCCGCCCACGACCGTCGCCAGTACGGGCAGCCCGGGCAGCTCCTCCGGCGCGCAGGCCACCGGGTCGCCGCCGAGCACGGTCAGGTCCGCCCGCATGCCGACGGCGAGCCGGCCGGCGACGGCCTCCTCGCGCAGGGCGTACGCCGGCCCGGTCGTCATCGCGGCGAGAGCCTGCGCGGGGCCGAGCGCCTGCCCGGCCCCGCCGTACGCCGGCCGGCCCGTGCCGACGGGGGCGCGCAGCGCCGCGCTGGCGAGCGTGCGCCGGGGGTCGCTGCTGCTGATCGGCCAGTCGGACCCGAGCGCGAGCGTCGCTCCCGCGGCGGCCAGGTCGCCCAGCCGCCACGCGCGGCGCACCCGTCCCGCGCCGACCCGCCGGGACCAGGGGTCGGCCAGCCCGGGGTCGGACCAGTCCATGTGCGCCGGCTGGACCGAGCCGACCACGTCGAGGGCGCGGAAGCGCCGGACGTCTGCGTCCGCGAGCACCTCGAGGTGCTCGACCCGGTGCCGCGCCGTCCGCGGCCGCGGGGCCAGCGCGTAGGTGTCGAGGGCGTAGGCGACGGCCGCGTCGCCGATCGCGTGGGTCCACGTCGGCAGCCCGGCGTCGGCGGCGGCGAGCACGGCCCTCCGGTAGTCGACGGGGTCCAGCCACTGCGGGGCCTGGCACTCGCCGCAGGCGTCCGGCTCGGCGAGCCAGGCGGTGCCGGCGTCGACCACGCCGTCGAGGAACGCCTTGACCGCCGCGACCCGGTAGCGCCGGCCGGGCCGGCCGGCCCGGGCCGCGGCGAGCGCGACCGTCTCTCCCGCGGTGCCCGCGGTGCACCAGGGGGCGCTGACCACCCGCAGCGGCAGCCGCCCCTCGGCGTCCAGCAGCGACAGCGCGTCGTGCGTGTCGCCCCAGGAGTCGAGCACGTGCACCCCCGTGAGCCCGGTCGCGGCCTTCGCCTGCAGCAGCGTCTCGAGCCGGTCGGCCAGTTCCGGCACCGTCCCGGCCGGCAGCGCCCGCGCCGCGAGACCGACGGCCGACATCTCCCGGACCACGGCGGCGCCGTCGACGGCCACGCTCGACCGGTCGGCGAAGCGCTCCGCCCCGGTGAGGCCGCCCAGCCGCACGGCGGCCGAGCTGAGCAGGACCGTGTGCAGGTCGGCGAGCCACACCCAGGCCGGGCGCCCTCCCGCCGCCGTGTCCACGTCCCTCGCCGCGGTGGCCAGGTCGTCGACGGCGCCGTAGTCCAGCCCGTGCGCCACCACCCACTCGCCCGGGGCGGTGGCCGCTGCGGCGGCGGCGATCGCGGACCTCAGGCCGGCACGCCCGGCCACGGCGGACAGGTCGACGCCCCGCTCCTGCTCGAGCCCGATGCCGAGGTGGACGTGCGCGTCGACCAGGCCGGGCACGACGACCTGCCCGGGCGCCTCGAGCACCTGGGTACGCCCGCCGATCGTGGTCTTCACGTCGCGCTCGTCCCCCACCGCGACGATGCGGCCGCCGCTGACGGCCAGGGCGGTGGCCGGGGCGGCGCCCGGGACGAGGGTGTGCACCCGCGCCCCGAGCACGGCCAGGTCGGCCTGGGGAGGCGCGCTCACCGCGCACCGCCGCCGGCGAACGAGGAGGCCGCGGCGACGCGTCGGTGCGGCTGCGCGACCAGCAGGTAGAACGTGCCGGCGGCCAGCGCGAGGACGGTCACGAGAACGGCGGCCCAGACCTGGTACCACGGCGCGTCCGGCGGGGCGAGCTGCTCGCGCGGCCACGCCACGTTGACGAACTCGAAGCCCAGCCACGCCACGGCCGCGACGTTGAGCGCGAGCCCGCGTCGGGCGCGGCGGGCACCTCCGGCGGGCTGCCAGCGGCCGGTCAGCCGCCCGATGAGCGCCGCGACGGCGATGAGCAGGAAGACGAGGTACGCGACCGCCGTGCCGAACGCGAGCAGGCTGCCCATCGCGGTGGAGTCGAGGCCGAGCAGCAGCCCTGCGCCCCCGACGAGCGTCACGCCTGCGATCGCGCCGACCGGGGCCTGGTGGCGGTTGAGCCGCTGCAGGGCGCGCGACCCCGGCAGCACCTCGTCGCGCGACATCGACCACATCATCCGCGCGGTCGCCCCCTGGGCGGCCATGCCGCAGGCGACGAAGGCCACGAGCACGAGCACGGCGAACGGCTTGGTCGCCCAGTCGCCGAAGCCCTGGGTCACCGCGGTCGTGACCGGGTCCACGTCGGCGCCGGCGGGGACGAGCGACGGGTCCGGATGGGCGAGCGTGACGGCGACCGCGTCGAGCACGACGATGGCGCCGACCGACAGCAGCGCCGCCCAGACCGCGCGCGGCACGTGGCGGGCGGCGTCGCGCGTCTCCTCGCTGGAGGCGATGCAGGCGTCCATGCCGAGGAACGCCCAGCCCGCGACCGCGAGCACGGCGAGCCCCGCGGCGAGCGACGACCCGCCGAAGGCCGCTTCGGCACCGAGCGAGTCGGTCAGGACGGACAGGCCCTGCTCCCGGAAGGCAAGCAGGAGCACCAGCCCGACCACGACGGAGGCCACGATCTCGGCCGCGATGCCGAGGGACACCAGCCGGCGCAGCGGCTCGATGCCGTACGTGTTGACGGCCGAGCACGCCAGGAGGAACACCGCCGCGGTGGCGACGTGCAGGGCGGGGCCCGGGGTGTCGCCGAGGGCGGCCCACACCCACGGCGCGGCCAGATAGGCGATCGTGGTGTTGGCCGCGAGAAAGGCGCACAGGGACAGCCAGCCGGTCATCCACGCGTACCTCGCGCTGGGCAGGACGCGTCTGGTCCATTGATAGGCGCCGCCGGCCACGGGGAAGCGCGCTGCGAGCTCGGCGTAGACGGAGACCAGGCAGGCCTGGCCGGCGAGGGCGACGGGCAGCGCCCACACCCAGAGCCCGCCGGCGACGGCGAGCCCGACGAGGGCGACGCCGTAGAGCCCGACGACCGGGGAGATGGTGGCGAAGCCGAGGGCGAGGTTGCCGCGCATGCCCAGGCTGCGCCGCAGCTGCTGCTCGTAGCCGAGCAAGCGCAGGCGCGCGGCGTCGTCGGCCGTGGTGACGTCGAAGGTGGTCAGGGTGGACATGGTGGTCCTCTCGGATGCGGATGGGAAGGGCCTCCAGCGTGACCTAACATCGTTAGGAGGCACCGTGGAACCTAACGCTGTTAGGAAGCGGGCGCAAGACCCATTTCGCCAGGAGATCGACATGCCACGCACGACCACCGCGCCCCTGACCCGCGACTCCATCGCGCGCGCAGCGCTCGACCTGCTCGACGAGCGGGGGTCGGCCGGCTGGACCATGCGGGCGCTCGCGGACCGGCTGGGCGTCCGAGCGCCGTCGCTCTACAGCCATGTCGCGAACCAGGACGAGATCCTCGACGCCGTCCACGAGCAGATCAACTCCGAGATCGACCTCGACGCGCTCGAGGGGGACGACCTGCGGACGGCGCTGACCGACTGCGCCCGCTCGTACCGCGCCGCGTACGTCCGGCACCCGCACGCGACCGCGCTCATCGCGCACCGGCCGATAGGCACCGACTCCGCCCTGCGGGTGTACGACGCGATCCTGCGCACGCTGCTCCGGCACGGCGTGCCCGCCGGCGAGGCGATGCGCTTCACCGCCGTCCTCGACTACCTCGTGCTCGGGTCGGCCGTCGAGACGTTCATCGGCGGGTTCGGCGAGGCCGCCGACTACCGCGAGGCGTACCCGTCACTGGCCGCCGCCCTGCAGGCGTGCGACCGCGACTGCATCGACGAGGAGGGCTTCGAGCTGGGCCTGGCCCGCCTCGTGGAGGCGGTGGTGGCCGCGAGCACGGAGCGGTGACAGCGGGTCTTGACCCAGCTCCCTAACGGCGTTAGGTTTCCTAACACTGTTAGGCGCCGCGTCCGTCGGCGTCGCTGACCGCAGGCCGCTCCGCCTGCCCGGCCCGCCGAGGACCCCCCATGACCACCTGCCTGCCGCTGGCCCAGGCCCTCGTCACCGGCGCGCTCGCCGGCCTGGCGCTGTCGGTGCCCTTCGGTGCGCTCAGCTCGATGCTGATCGACACCGGCATGCGCTCGACGCGCCGGGTCGCCGCGGCAGCGGCCGGCGGGGTGGCCCTGACCGACTTCTCCTTCGCACTCGCCGCCGGCGCCGCAGGCGCGTCCGTCACGGCCACCCTGCAGCCGTGGGAGCGGCACGTCCACGGGCTCTCCGCCGCGGTGCTCCTCGCCCTCGCGGCGTACTCACTGGTCGGCGCGCGCAGCCCGGCGCCGCCGGGCCCGGCCGGGCCGGGCAGCGGGCTGCGCGCCTGCCTTCGCTTCGTCGCCGTCACCGCCGCCGACCCGCTGACCGCCCTCACACTGGCGACCGCTGCCTCCACCCTGGGCAGCACCTCCGCCCTCACCGCGGCCTGCTTCGCCCTCGGGTGCGGCCTCGTGTCCGTCTCCTGGCACAGCGCCCTCGCGCTCGGCGGCAACGCCATCGGGCGCCGCCTGTCGCCCACGGCCCGGCGACGGGCCGGATATGCGGGAGCTGCCACCACGGTGGCCCTCGCACTCCACCTCGCGGTCTCGGCCGCATGAGCCCCGACCATCGACAGCAGAGGAGTACTTCCATGCAGCGCACTTCGCCGATCGTGTCCGCCGTCCTCGACTTCGGCTACTACTGGCCGTTCCTCGACCCCGCGGCCGACCCCATGCCGACACCGGCGACGCCGGTCCCGCTCACGCGCCGGCCGGCCGGCCCCACCGCCGGGGCCTGCTCCGCGGCGGGGTGAGCCGCACCGGGTATGCGGCGAGCTCGTGCTCCCACCGCTCGGCCGCGTGCAGCAGTCCGGCGCGCAGGACGACGAGCCTCAGGACGTACTCGTACGGCTCACGCTCGAGGCCGTCCGGCGGCTCCGCCTCCAGCGAGAGGTGCGCTCGCACCGTGCAGGCCGTGCCCGAGACCGCCGCCACGCTGAAGGCCAGGACCGGCTCCAGGAACGTCAGCAACCCGGGCGAGGTGTCGTCCCACAGTCCGTCCGCCGGGGCGGGCAGCGGAGCCACGTCCCCGGCCGCAGCCGCTCGCAGCCAGGTCCCGAGGGCTGCCGCTTCCCCGGTGGACAGGCAGGGGCTGGAGAAGGCCCAGGCCGCCCCTGCCGCCGCCCGGGCCTCGCCCCGGACGACGAGCCAGTTCGCGTCGTCCTCCTCCCGAGCGGCGGGGAACTCGTACGCCGAAGGGACAAGCCGCAGTGCAGCGCCGTCCTCGCCCTCCAGCAACACGTGCGACTAGCGCTTCGCCGAACTCGACTTCGGCTTGGACGTGGCCTTGGGCGTCGGCGCCGCCTTCGGCGGCGCGGGCGGCGCGGCCGTGAGCTTCACGACCGACGTCAGCACCCAGTCCGCCTGCCGCCGGTAGCTCGGCCTCGCCGAGACCTGCACGACGACCGTGGACCTGATGAAGACGTCACAGGTGCGCGCCGCGGGCGCCTCCGCGTCGCAGGAGACCTTGTACGCCCGCCCCGCGGACGAGGTGAACTCGCCCGTGTGCGTGATGCCGTTGGCGTCCCACTTGGCCGACGTGACGTCCAGGAACGTCGTCCGGTCACGGGCCCATCCGGTCACGGTCTCGTACTTCTTCGCCGTCGCGTTGTAGACGACCCGGGTGGACTTGACCTTCGCCTCGCACGTCGCCGAGGGCGGGCTGCCGTACGTGCAGGTGACGTCCCACCACTTGCCGTCGATCAGGTGGATCCCGGGCGTCGTCATCGGGTCGAGCGACCACCAGGTGGTCCGCTTGAGGGCGCCGGCCCAGGACAGGCTGATGTGGATGTGGTCCGAGTGCGCCTCGGCGCCGGTGTAGGGCAGCCAGCCGGCGCCCGGGCGGTAGGCCCGCCAGATCTGCTTGTCCCAGATGATGTACATGACGCCGAGCCGGCGCGCCATGGCCGCCTGGTTGCCGTAGGCGTCGGGCGCGGTCAGCCAGTCCACGATCGACTGCGCGGTCGCGTCCTCCTCGGGATCGCTCGCGTCGAGCATCACGTCGAGGGCGCGGCCCTCGTGGTGCTCGCTGATGGCCTTGCTGCAGGCGCGGGTGATGCCGAAGCCGGAGATCGCCGGGTACGTGGCCGCGAGCAGCTCCTGCAGGCCGACGGTGCCCGGCTGCGCGGTCTTGACGCAGGTCTTCTGCTCCTCGTAGCCCGCGAGGTCGTCGATCCACTCGGGGAACTGCGGAGTGGCCGGCGGCGGCGGGAGCGGCACCGCGGGCGCCGTCGGCGGCGCAACGGGAGGGGCCGGCGTGGCGGCAGGGGCCGGCGCCGGGGCGGCGTGGGCGACGGTGGCGGAGCCGGTCACGACGGCGACGGCCAGCGCGACGGCGGCCGCGCCGCGGGAAGGGGCGCTCACCGCGGCACCGTCAGCCGGACGTAGCGCTGCACGACCCAGGTGGGCCTGGCGACGTAGCGGTAGCCCCCGGCCGTCGTGACCCGGGAGATCAGCTTCTTGTTGACGGAGACCGTGCACTGGCGCGGCCCGGTGGCGGCGGTGCACGTGGTCCTCCAGGTGAGGCCCTTCGCGTCCTTCCAGGTCCCGTTCCGGCCGTACGGGCTGCGGTCCCACGCCGCGGTCGCCGGGGTGTCGTACGCGGTCGCCATCGGCTTGTAGCCGACGCGGCGGGCGTAGCCGCCCCGGGCGCTCTTGTCCCGCACGTAGAACGTCGCGACGCCGTACGCCGTGCAGCGGTGGGTCTGCCCGTAGTCGATGCAGGTGGTGCGCCACTGCCGGCCGTTGTGCGTGCGCTCGCCGGGCTGCCGGTAGACGATCGAGAGCGTCGGCGGGTCGACCGCCGGAGGCGCGGGCGGGGTCGGGGTGCTGACCGGGGGCACGTCGAGCGAGATCGACCGCACCCATGCGGACCTGAGGCCCAGCTTGGTCCGGAAGACCTCGCCGTCGAGCTGCTTGCTCGTGCCGTCCGGGCCGGTCGCGGTGACCGCGGTCGCGGCGTCGGAGCCGTCCTTCTCCGTCACGGCCAGCGCGGCGATGCCGGAGAGGCCGAACGCGGAAGCGACCTTCGACGCGGCGACGCTCACCGTCCAGGAGCGGTTCGGGTTGTAGGAGCCGTTGCTCCAGCGGTCGTCCACGGACTTCGCGTAGCTCAGCGGTGACGTCCAGACCCACTCGCTGTTGCGGGTGCGCCCGCCGCTGGAGGAGAAGTAGTACGTGCGGATCGGGCTGCCGGACGCGTCCTTGACGACGAGCCCGGAGTCGGCCCCGACGGTCGTCGCGTCGACCGCGGCCCGCCAGCGGTCCCCCCAGACCGTCGACCCGGAGCGCTCGCCCTCCTTCTTCCA encodes:
- a CDS encoding TIGR03089 family protein; amino-acid sequence: MASPDTPIGLLRNALTADPARPFVTFYDDSTGERVELSVLTFDNWVAKTANLLQDELAVTPGQTLALVLPAHWQAPVWLLAAWSVGLEVTPARPGDPLPQADVIVTGPESLDDAVAAGAGEVVALSLRPALLAATTPGPALPAGVIDGDAEVPPQGDRFLAYAPPAPDAPALDCQDQALTAAGLARSGRDAAARLGARPGARLLTGRAFDTAEAIVEALLVPLAVGGSLVLCRNADPAAADARRDVEQVDLVV
- a CDS encoding DUF2079 domain-containing protein, giving the protein MTERPPLLERPPQLEGAGRAPRRPVGPHAVAVPAVALALAAVHATLGLLAYRNFRVGSWDLLLFDETVRGYAGWGSPVQPALGVHLDVGPDLIALGDHFSPILVLLAPLYWVWDDPRMLILAQAALIAVSIGLAWVIARRALGPGIAYAVAVATGLAWPLQEASVVGFHEVLFAVPLILLACERLQAHRPGQAAAWAASLMLVKEDMGFVTVMFGVLLALRGQRRLGAGLAAAGLLGAYLSTSVIVPAFYGHGSPDGDYYEAFFAALPDPVETLEVIFTPVQKEETVLWLLAPFAFLPLASPVVLLTLPQLGERAISSNPNHWGLEQHYNAVLLPVLVVAAVEAARRLPLRWRQAFAAYAVLAAVVLCARFPFADLADRETWRLDAHERAAAQAVAAVPDGVTVEADNEIGPHLADRGTVLLLDKTPRDAPWVVVDVARSSFPIDSLAVQRDRVALLQSRGYELVLDNGSYAVLRRP
- a CDS encoding LysE family transporter — translated: MTTCLPLAQALVTGALAGLALSVPFGALSSMLIDTGMRSTRRVAAAAAGGVALTDFSFALAAGAAGASVTATLQPWERHVHGLSAAVLLALAAYSLVGARSPAPPGPAGPGSGLRACLRFVAVTAADPLTALTLATAASTLGSTSALTAACFALGCGLVSVSWHSALALGGNAIGRRLSPTARRRAGYAGAATTVALALHLAVSAA
- a CDS encoding SpoIID/LytB domain-containing protein; this translates as MTRLARGLAGVTALGLAASLAPLAGAVGQAAQAAPVTRAALPAASTVTVTGAGFGHGVGMSQYGAYGQAQEGRTAEQILPHYFTGTTVSAAPDARPIRVNLAHGVSSLALSSTAVAAGGGAWQLTIDATPVGLAAGDRATATASDSSVAVAVARADGTAEQYAGSRLAVEWGGGAGALAGSPATVVSVGSDQLRRGSVEILPSAAYGGSKGRLEAVGVLSLHDEYLYGLAEVPSSWPTEALRAQAIAARSYALGIVLAKPGGTRGCGDCNVYDTDASQVYTGWKKEGERSGSTVWGDRWRAAVDATTVGADSGLVVKDASGSPIRTYYFSSSGGRTRNSEWVWTSPLSYAKSVDDRWSNGSYNPNRSWTVSVAASKVASAFGLSGIAALAVTEKDGSDAATAVTATGPDGTSKQLDGEVFRTKLGLRSAWVRSISLDVPPVSTPTPPAPPAVDPPTLSIVYRQPGERTHNGRQWRTTCIDYGQTHRCTAYGVATFYVRDKSARGGYARRVGYKPMATAYDTPATAAWDRSPYGRNGTWKDAKGLTWRTTCTAATGPRQCTVSVNKKLISRVTTAGGYRYVARPTWVVQRYVRLTVPR
- a CDS encoding TetR/AcrR family transcriptional regulator C-terminal domain-containing protein, whose protein sequence is MPRTTTAPLTRDSIARAALDLLDERGSAGWTMRALADRLGVRAPSLYSHVANQDEILDAVHEQINSEIDLDALEGDDLRTALTDCARSYRAAYVRHPHATALIAHRPIGTDSALRVYDAILRTLLRHGVPAGEAMRFTAVLDYLVLGSAVETFIGGFGEAADYREAYPSLAAALQACDRDCIDEEGFELGLARLVEAVVAASTER
- a CDS encoding APC family permease produces the protein MSTLTTFDVTTADDAARLRLLGYEQQLRRSLGMRGNLALGFATISPVVGLYGVALVGLAVAGGLWVWALPVALAGQACLVSVYAELAARFPVAGGAYQWTRRVLPSARYAWMTGWLSLCAFLAANTTIAYLAAPWVWAALGDTPGPALHVATAAVFLLACSAVNTYGIEPLRRLVSLGIAAEIVASVVVGLVLLLAFREQGLSVLTDSLGAEAAFGGSSLAAGLAVLAVAGWAFLGMDACIASSEETRDAARHVPRAVWAALLSVGAIVVLDAVAVTLAHPDPSLVPAGADVDPVTTAVTQGFGDWATKPFAVLVLVAFVACGMAAQGATARMMWSMSRDEVLPGSRALQRLNRHQAPVGAIAGVTLVGGAGLLLGLDSTAMGSLLAFGTAVAYLVFLLIAVAALIGRLTGRWQPAGGARRARRGLALNVAAVAWLGFEFVNVAWPREQLAPPDAPWYQVWAAVLVTVLALAAGTFYLLVAQPHRRVAAASSFAGGGAR
- a CDS encoding amidohydrolase; this translates as MSAPPQADLAVLGARVHTLVPGAAPATALAVSGGRIVAVGDERDVKTTIGGRTQVLEAPGQVVVPGLVDAHVHLGIGLEQERGVDLSAVAGRAGLRSAIAAAAAATAPGEWVVAHGLDYGAVDDLATAARDVDTAAGGRPAWVWLADLHTVLLSSAAVRLGGLTGAERFADRSSVAVDGAAVVREMSAVGLAARALPAGTVPELADRLETLLQAKAATGLTGVHVLDSWGDTHDALSLLDAEGRLPLRVVSAPWCTAGTAGETVALAAARAGRPGRRYRVAAVKAFLDGVVDAGTAWLAEPDACGECQAPQWLDPVDYRRAVLAAADAGLPTWTHAIGDAAVAYALDTYALAPRPRTARHRVEHLEVLADADVRRFRALDVVGSVQPAHMDWSDPGLADPWSRRVGAGRVRRAWRLGDLAAAGATLALGSDWPISSSDPRRTLASAALRAPVGTGRPAYGGAGQALGPAQALAAMTTGPAYALREEAVAGRLAVGMRADLTVLGGDPVACAPEELPGLPVLATVVGGQVVHGAPG
- a CDS encoding WapI family immunity protein, coding for MLEGEDGAALRLVPSAYEFPAAREEDDANWLVVRGEARAAAGAAWAFSSPCLSTGEAAALGTWLRAAAAGDVAPLPAPADGLWDDTSPGLLTFLEPVLAFSVAAVSGTACTVRAHLSLEAEPPDGLEREPYEYVLRLVVLRAGLLHAAERWEHELAAYPVRLTPPRSRPRRWGRPAGA